One region of Armigeres subalbatus isolate Guangzhou_Male chromosome 3, GZ_Asu_2, whole genome shotgun sequence genomic DNA includes:
- the LOC134224948 gene encoding G protein-activated inward rectifier potassium channel 3-like isoform X3 has translation MAVVSLRRNESSRAFRPGTTRKYRKRAILKNGECNISTSKVSQQHLRFLQDIFTTLVDAQWRWTLLVFAFSFIGSWLFFAVIWWLIAFTHGDLEEMHLPDHQAEVGWSPCVYNIHSFTSCFLFSIETQHTIGYGVRTTTEECPEAIFVMCFQSIYGVMIQAFMVGIVFAKMTRPKHRTQTLLFSKNAVICQRDGELSLMFRVGDMRKSHIIGASIRAQLIRTRNTKEGEVLSQFQTELDVGADGCGSDLFFIWPQVVVHKINEDSPLYNMCASDLLQDRFEIVVILEGTVESTGQSTQARSSYVNSEILWGHRFEPVVFYNKDNQGYEINYSKFDETQQVDTPLCSARELAEFYKIQDDYKSNDNLDNISSKTLLEKRWQYKYNTLMHSISRFHLEDESGSMRLIGSPPPNYLTIQNVPRRNRSYLQLENNLRNLFDFPPPSHPPGPAQNGPPSSTPPPANNDPPGHAGSRRTRSRTNI, from the exons ATGGCAGTCGTATCCCTCCGTCGCAATGAATC AAGTCGAGCGTTCCGTCCGGGCACAACCCGAAAATACCGCAAACGAGCCATCCTGAAGAATGGCGAGTGCAATATTTCCACTTCCAAGGTGTCACAGCAGCACTTGCGCTTCCTGCAGGACATCTTCACAACGCTGGTGGACGCCCAGTGGCGCTGGACCTTACTCGTGTTCGCCTTCAGCTTCATCGGGTCGTGGCTGTTCTTCGCCGTGATTTGGTGGCTCATTGCGTTCACCCATGGCGACCTGGAGGAGATGCACCTGCCGGATCATCAAG CTGAAGTCGGGTGGTCTCCCTGCGTGTACAACATTCATTCGTTTACCTCGTGCTTCCTGTTTTCGATCGAAACTCAACACACGATCGGTTACGGTGTTCGCACAACTACGGAGGAATGTCCTGAGGCGATCTTCGTCATGTGCTTCCAGTCGATCTACGGGGTGATGATCCAGGCCTTCATGGTGGGAATCGTGTTCGCGAAGATGACTCGTCCAAAGCATCGTACCCAGACGTTGCTGTTCTCGAAGAATGCGGTTATTTGCCAGCGGGATGGAGAGCTGAGCTTGATGTTCCGAGTGGGGGATATGCGTAAGAGTCACATCATTGGAGCCAGCATCCGAGCACAGTTGATACGCACCCGTAATACCAAGGAAGGGGAAGTTTTGTCTCAGTTCCAAACGGAATTGGATGTAGGAGCGGATGGATGTGGATCGGATCTGTTTTTCATTTGGCCTCAGGTCGTTGTTCATAAGATCAATGAAGATTCGCCGTTGTACAATATGTGTGCTTCCGATCTGTTACAAGATCGGTTTGAGATTGTGGTAATTTTAGAAGGTACCGTCGAATCTACCGGACAATCCACTCAAGCCAGATCAAGCTACGTCAACTCGGAGATTCTGTGGGGACATCGCTTTGAGCCCGTCGTATTCTACAATAAGGATAACCAGGGCTATGAGATCAACTACAGTAAGTTTGATGAAACTCAACAGGTGGACACTCCCCTGTGCTCTGCTCGCGAGCTGGCCgagttctacaaaattcaggACGATTACAAGAGTAACG ATAATCTCGATAACATCTCATCAAAGACGCTTCTGGAGAAGCGGTGGCAGTACAAGTATAACACATTGATGCACAGCATCAGCCGGTTCCACCTGGAGGATGAGTCCGGCTCGATGCGGCTGATCGGCAGCCCCCCGCCTAACTATCTCACCATCCAAAACGTCCCGCGGCGTAATCGATCCTACTTGCAGTTGGAGAACAATTTGCGCAATCTGTTCGATTTCCCTCCGCCATCCCATCCACCGGGTCCAGCCCAGAATGGACCACCTTCGTCCACACCTCCTCCAGCCAATAATGACCCGCCGGGCCACGCGGGTAGTCGAAGGACCCGGTCTCGCACCAATATCTGA